From the Desulfovibrio sp. JY genome, one window contains:
- a CDS encoding histidine kinase: MHIALFAPEVPELFITLSQRFGLLLAGGFAIMTLAPFERMNIGRDRPLWSTLAAIVLFGLFGILGTYTGNYVFHSYANLRAIGVITAGLYGGPVVGIGAGLIAGGERYLIDIGGFSAVPCAVATILEGTAAGLVARRFPGKSLDWGVAMVLGILGESVHMGLVLALSRPFAEAVELVQVIGVPMIVVNAVGAAIFVKALRLQRRLREQRDSSEARRILSIASQTVAHLRGGLTPESARATAAIIRAETGVAAVAITGEATILAHVGVGEDHHQAGTHWRTRGTRLAFETGTALFLRDRDSIGCDKAGCPLCEAIIVPLRKGQAIRGCLKIYGTKSRPLDQPLFELAKGLAELFSTQLELEDIGITNQLLAHAEIRRLQAQITPHFLFNSLNTIASFCRTAPGQARELLLDLARYMRRNLDSSRGLVRLNEEMEQVRSYLAIEQARFGERITSEIELEEGCDAWLVPPLLIQPLVENSVRHGLQGRQQGGRVRIEARRENDHLRVMVEDDGLGMTPDTIREILSPRDLASMTVGVGARNSNQRLVQLFGQQYALHIESAPGRGSRISFRIPPAAASGGPCPSTPQTVASAP; encoded by the coding sequence ATGCACATCGCCCTGTTCGCCCCGGAGGTCCCGGAACTTTTCATCACTTTGTCCCAGCGGTTCGGACTGCTTTTGGCCGGCGGTTTCGCCATCATGACGCTCGCGCCCTTCGAGCGCATGAATATCGGCCGCGACCGGCCGCTTTGGAGCACCCTCGCCGCCATTGTGTTGTTCGGGCTTTTCGGCATTCTCGGCACCTACACCGGCAACTATGTTTTCCATTCCTACGCCAACCTGCGGGCCATCGGCGTGATCACGGCCGGACTGTACGGCGGCCCGGTGGTCGGCATCGGGGCCGGGCTCATCGCCGGCGGCGAGCGGTATCTCATCGACATCGGCGGCTTCAGCGCCGTGCCCTGCGCCGTGGCCACCATCCTCGAAGGCACGGCGGCGGGGCTCGTTGCCCGGCGTTTTCCCGGCAAGAGCCTGGACTGGGGCGTGGCCATGGTGCTCGGCATCCTGGGTGAATCCGTGCACATGGGGCTTGTGCTGGCCTTGTCGCGGCCCTTTGCCGAGGCGGTGGAACTGGTACAGGTCATCGGCGTGCCGATGATCGTGGTCAATGCCGTGGGCGCGGCCATTTTCGTCAAGGCGCTCAGGTTGCAGCGGCGCCTGCGCGAGCAGCGCGATTCCAGCGAGGCACGGCGTATCCTGTCCATCGCCAGCCAGACCGTGGCCCATCTGCGCGGCGGCCTGACTCCGGAGTCGGCTCGGGCCACGGCCGCCATCATCCGGGCCGAGACGGGCGTGGCCGCGGTGGCCATTACCGGCGAGGCCACCATCCTGGCCCATGTGGGCGTCGGCGAGGACCATCATCAGGCCGGGACCCACTGGCGCACCAGGGGCACCCGGCTGGCCTTCGAGACGGGCACAGCCCTTTTCCTGCGCGACCGCGACAGCATCGGCTGCGACAAGGCCGGTTGTCCGCTGTGCGAGGCCATCATCGTGCCGCTGCGCAAGGGGCAGGCCATTCGCGGCTGCCTCAAAATCTACGGCACCAAGAGCCGCCCCCTGGACCAGCCGCTGTTCGAGCTGGCCAAGGGGCTGGCCGAGCTTTTTTCCACCCAGCTCGAGTTGGAGGACATCGGCATCACCAACCAGCTCCTGGCCCATGCCGAAATCCGGCGGTTGCAGGCCCAGATCACCCCCCATTTCCTGTTCAACTCCCTGAACACCATCGCCTCTTTTTGCCGCACCGCCCCGGGGCAGGCCCGGGAACTGCTGCTCGATCTGGCCCGCTACATGCGGCGCAACCTCGACAGTTCGCGGGGACTCGTGCGCCTAAACGAGGAGATGGAACAGGTGCGCTCCTATCTGGCCATCGAGCAGGCCCGATTCGGCGAACGCATCACGAGCGAGATCGAGCTGGAGGAGGGCTGCGACGCCTGGCTCGTGCCGCCGCTGCTCATCCAGCCGCTGGTGGAAAACAGCGTGCGCCACGGCCTGCAAGGCCGCCAGCAGGGGGGGCGGGTACGCATCGAGGCCCGCCGGGAAAACGACCACCTGCGCGTGATGGTGGAGGACGACGGCCTCGGCATGACCCCGGACACCATCCGGGAAATCCTCTCCCCGCGCGACCTCGCATCCATGACCGTGGGCGTGGGAGCCCGCAATTCCAACCAGCGCCTGGTCCAGCTCTTCGGCCAACAGTACGCCCTTCATATCGAGAGCGCCCCCGGCCGGGGCAGCCGCATCTCGTTTCGCATCCCGCCCGCGGCCGCCTCGGGCGGCCCATGTCCGTCAACCCCGCAAACCGTCGCCTCAGCCCCGTAA
- a CDS encoding carbon starvation protein A produces MNALTLVFAALCVFAIGYRFYGIFFTKKVLGINDARLTPAVTMADGHDYVKTNKYVLFGHHFAAIAAAGPLIGPVLAAQFGYLPGALWILVGCVLGGCVHDTVVLFASVRHKGRSLAYIASQEVGKATGSVAGFAVLFILLLTLAGLSIAVVNAMHNSPWGTFTVFATIPIAIIMGVYMQHAPGGGVVGGSVIGVVLLALAIIVGPYIASSPFWSSIFNMSRPTIAVTIPVYGFVASVLPVWLLLCPRDYLSTYLKVGTIGALAIGIFWVHPQLVMPALTSFDAGGGPIIHGPVFPFLFITIACGALSGFHAIIGSGTTPKMLDSEHHLLFVGFGAMLMEGFVAIMALIAACVLVPADYFAINTPVAVFAKLGMTPVDLNSLAQAVGENIQGRPGGAVSLAVGMAHIFSSIPVMSHLMAYWYHFAIMFEAVFILTAVDAGTRVGRFFLQEMIGQVIPKFREKHWVPGILFTSAIFTFAWGYFVYTGNISTIWPLFGMSNQLLAAVSLLIGTTMIIRMGRARYAWTTAVPGLAMVGITFWAGYLQVTVTYLPKGLYLLASLAVIILVLMAIVIVGTVRRWMELLGIKTPVVDNYGDKVLEVVPE; encoded by the coding sequence ATGAATGCGTTGACACTCGTCTTCGCCGCCCTGTGCGTATTTGCCATAGGCTACCGCTTTTACGGGATCTTTTTTACCAAAAAGGTCCTTGGCATCAACGATGCGCGTCTGACGCCGGCGGTGACCATGGCCGATGGGCACGACTATGTGAAGACCAACAAGTATGTGCTGTTCGGGCACCATTTCGCGGCCATCGCCGCCGCAGGGCCGCTCATCGGCCCGGTGCTGGCCGCCCAGTTCGGCTACCTGCCGGGCGCGCTGTGGATTCTCGTCGGCTGCGTCCTGGGTGGATGCGTCCACGACACGGTGGTGCTGTTCGCCTCGGTGCGCCATAAGGGCCGCTCGCTCGCCTACATCGCCTCCCAGGAAGTGGGCAAGGCCACGGGCTCGGTGGCCGGGTTCGCGGTGCTTTTCATCCTGCTTCTGACCCTGGCCGGCCTGTCCATCGCCGTGGTCAACGCCATGCACAACAGCCCCTGGGGCACCTTCACCGTCTTCGCCACCATTCCCATCGCCATCATTATGGGCGTGTACATGCAGCATGCCCCGGGCGGCGGCGTGGTCGGCGGCTCGGTGATCGGCGTGGTGCTTTTGGCCCTGGCCATCATCGTCGGACCGTATATCGCCAGCAGTCCCTTCTGGTCCTCGATTTTCAACATGTCGCGCCCGACCATCGCCGTCACCATCCCGGTCTACGGCTTCGTGGCCTCGGTGCTTCCGGTCTGGCTGCTCCTGTGCCCGCGCGATTACCTCTCCACCTACCTGAAGGTGGGCACCATCGGCGCGCTGGCCATCGGCATCTTCTGGGTGCACCCGCAGCTCGTCATGCCGGCCCTGACTTCGTTTGACGCCGGCGGCGGCCCCATCATCCACGGCCCCGTCTTCCCGTTCCTTTTCATCACCATCGCCTGCGGGGCGCTCTCGGGCTTCCATGCCATCATCGGCTCCGGCACCACGCCCAAGATGCTCGACAGCGAGCATCACCTGCTCTTCGTCGGCTTCGGGGCCATGCTCATGGAAGGCTTCGTGGCCATCATGGCGCTCATTGCCGCCTGCGTGCTGGTTCCGGCCGACTACTTCGCGATCAACACCCCGGTGGCCGTTTTCGCCAAGCTCGGCATGACCCCGGTCGATTTGAACAGCCTGGCCCAGGCCGTGGGCGAAAACATCCAGGGCCGTCCCGGCGGGGCCGTTTCCCTGGCCGTCGGCATGGCCCACATCTTCTCCTCGATTCCGGTCATGTCCCACCTCATGGCCTACTGGTATCACTTCGCCATCATGTTCGAGGCCGTCTTCATCCTGACCGCCGTGGACGCGGGCACCCGGGTCGGCCGTTTCTTCCTGCAGGAAATGATCGGCCAGGTGATCCCCAAGTTCCGCGAGAAGCACTGGGTGCCGGGCATCCTTTTCACCTCGGCCATCTTCACCTTCGCCTGGGGCTACTTCGTCTATACGGGCAACATCTCCACCATCTGGCCGCTTTTTGGCATGTCCAACCAGCTGCTGGCGGCCGTGAGCCTTCTTATCGGCACCACCATGATCATCCGCATGGGCCGGGCGCGCTATGCCTGGACAACGGCGGTTCCGGGGTTGGCCATGGTCGGCATCACCTTCTGGGCCGGCTACCTGCAGGTCACCGTGACCTACCTGCCCAAGGGTTTGTACCTGCTGGCCTCCCTGGCGGTGATCATCCTGGTGCTCATGGCCATCGTCATCGTCGGCACCGTGCGCCGCTGGATGGAGCTTCTCGGCATCAAGACCCCTGTCGTCGACAACTACGGCGACAAGGTGCTGGAAGTGGTTCCGGAATAA
- a CDS encoding response regulator → MPPPKKLKSDTTHLSKHTEPASNPAHHSAGAAHSKNTSACALCSTSRGDAQFLETFAALRENEKHFRLLIAEDSVSNRELLRLFLEHEPYEIVMAETGREALALFSPGAFDVILMDMEMPELDGCAATEAIRRLEAASGTRRTPILMLSAHAFADYEQKGLAAGCDGFMTKPIRKSRLIEVLRRAVGA, encoded by the coding sequence ATGCCGCCACCAAAAAAGCTGAAAAGCGATACAACCCATCTATCAAAGCATACGGAGCCCGCCTCGAATCCCGCGCATCATTCGGCCGGGGCGGCGCACAGCAAAAACACCTCCGCTTGCGCGCTTTGTTCCACCAGCCGTGGCGACGCACAGTTTCTGGAAACCTTCGCGGCCTTGCGGGAAAACGAAAAACACTTCCGCCTGCTTATTGCCGAAGACTCCGTCTCCAATCGCGAACTGCTCCGGCTTTTTCTGGAACACGAGCCCTATGAAATCGTCATGGCCGAAACGGGACGCGAGGCCCTGGCCCTTTTCTCCCCCGGCGCTTTCGACGTGATCCTCATGGACATGGAGATGCCCGAGCTGGACGGTTGCGCCGCAACCGAAGCCATTCGGCGTCTGGAGGCAGCCAGCGGAACCAGGCGCACGCCCATTCTCATGTTGTCGGCCCACGCCTTTGCCGATTACGAACAAAAGGGCCTGGCCGCCGGCTGCGACGGCTTCATGACCAAACCCATTCGCAAGAGCCGGCTCATCGAAGTCCTGCGCCGGGCCGTCGGCGCGTAA
- a CDS encoding iron-only hydrogenase system regulator, which produces MNRRIGVVGIVIEEPKHVSEKVNAIISDHGHLVLGRMGIPKPEYQVGVMSLIIEGTTDEIGSLTGKLGNLPGVTVKSALTTKTLHKEQDHD; this is translated from the coding sequence ATGAACAGACGCATCGGCGTGGTCGGCATCGTCATCGAAGAGCCCAAGCATGTTTCGGAAAAGGTCAATGCCATCATCAGCGACCACGGCCACCTCGTTCTCGGCCGCATGGGCATTCCCAAGCCGGAATACCAGGTTGGCGTCATGTCGTTGATCATCGAGGGCACAACCGACGAGATCGGTTCGTTAACAGGCAAGCTCGGGAATCTCCCCGGCGTGACAGTCAAATCCGCGCTCACGACCAAGACCTTGCACAAGGAGCAAGACCATGATTGA
- the hydG gene encoding [FeFe] hydrogenase H-cluster radical SAM maturase HydG, giving the protein MIDESQRTSDAFIDEDRIAAALAAAKTASKDKDAVSAIITKALEYKGLTAEEVAVLLEVDDPDLLDSMYKAAKTVKEAIYGKRIVLFAPLYLSSFCVNNCVYCGYKRSNKDQLRKRLTMDEIKSEVEILESLGHKRLAVEAGEDPKNNPIEYITDAIKAIYSIRDGNGSIRRVNINIAATTIEDYQKLKAAEIGTYILFQETYHRETYAKLHPSGPKHDYNWHTTAMDRAQTAGIDDVGIGVLYGLYDWKYETVAMFLHAEHLEKTFGVGPHTISVPRMRPAGAVNLDTFPYLVEDPDFKKIIATIRLAVPYTGMILSTREDPDFRDELIDCGISQISAGSCTGVGGYQKVVVEHESTHNTNNGQQFEPSDQRSPNEIIRMLCQRGYVPSYCTACYRQGRTGDRFMSLAKVGAIQNVCLPNALLTFKEYLIDYADPETKAVGEERIKEALDTIPKEGIRDLTIQRLNDIECGRRDLFF; this is encoded by the coding sequence ATGATTGACGAATCCCAGCGTACCTCCGACGCATTCATCGACGAAGATCGCATCGCCGCCGCGCTGGCGGCCGCCAAGACGGCTTCCAAGGATAAGGACGCCGTGTCCGCCATCATCACGAAGGCGCTCGAGTACAAGGGGCTTACGGCCGAGGAAGTGGCCGTGCTGCTCGAAGTGGACGACCCGGACCTGCTCGATTCCATGTACAAGGCCGCCAAAACGGTCAAGGAAGCCATCTACGGCAAGCGTATTGTCCTTTTCGCGCCCCTGTACCTGTCGAGCTTTTGCGTCAACAACTGCGTCTACTGCGGCTACAAGCGCAGCAACAAGGACCAGCTGCGCAAACGCCTGACCATGGACGAAATCAAAAGCGAAGTGGAAATCCTCGAATCGCTCGGGCACAAGCGTCTGGCCGTGGAAGCCGGCGAGGATCCGAAAAACAACCCCATCGAATACATCACCGACGCCATCAAAGCCATCTACAGCATCCGTGACGGCAACGGTTCCATCCGCCGCGTCAACATCAACATCGCCGCCACGACCATCGAGGATTACCAGAAGCTCAAGGCCGCCGAAATCGGCACCTATATCCTGTTCCAGGAAACCTACCACCGCGAAACCTACGCCAAGCTGCATCCCTCCGGCCCCAAGCACGACTACAACTGGCACACCACCGCCATGGACCGCGCCCAGACCGCCGGCATCGACGACGTAGGCATCGGCGTGCTCTACGGCCTCTACGACTGGAAATACGAAACCGTGGCCATGTTCCTGCATGCCGAACACCTCGAAAAAACGTTCGGCGTCGGACCCCACACCATCTCCGTGCCCCGTATGCGCCCGGCCGGAGCCGTCAACCTGGACACCTTCCCCTATCTCGTCGAGGACCCGGATTTCAAAAAGATCATCGCCACCATCCGCCTTGCCGTCCCCTACACCGGTATGATTCTCTCCACCCGCGAGGACCCGGATTTCCGCGACGAACTCATCGACTGTGGTATCTCCCAGATCAGTGCCGGCTCCTGCACCGGCGTGGGCGGCTACCAGAAGGTCGTCGTGGAACACGAATCCACCCACAACACCAACAACGGCCAACAGTTCGAGCCAAGCGACCAGCGTTCCCCCAACGAAATCATCCGGATGCTGTGCCAGCGCGGCTACGTGCCCAGCTACTGCACCGCCTGTTACCGGCAAGGCCGCACCGGCGACCGGTTCATGTCCCTGGCCAAGGTCGGCGCCATCCAGAACGTCTGCCTGCCGAACGCGCTGCTTACCTTCAAGGAATACCTTATCGACTATGCCGATCCGGAAACCAAGGCCGTCGGCGAAGAACGCATCAAGGAAGCCCTGGATACCATCCCCAAGGAAGGTATCCGCGACCTGACCATCCAACGTTTGAACGACATCGAGTGCGGGCGCCGCGATTTGTTTTTCTAG